Proteins encoded together in one Elusimicrobiota bacterium window:
- a CDS encoding NADH:flavin oxidoreductase produces MNQEILNRFSPYRFTGGKTAKNRVVVPPMCSQTADARGNATPATIEHYAKLAQSGAGIVFVEYSFVHSSGKGEDAQLAADSDANIDGLSEIAAAIRRSGALAGLQLVHVGGKTLKALTGREPMSPSGVRVPVKGWEPDGSVEMTLADIGLWIRWFTNAALRARAAGFDIVELHAAHGYGLNQWLSPLTNMRTDGYGGSMAGRGRMLFEIIESIKAAAPESLLAVRLPGQDHMEGGLTTADMGWLVRRLESLGLDLIDVSSGIGGWRRPEGRLGEGYLVNDAAALKAFTTLPVVGVGGIESGGFIDQIIAEGRVDFAAVGRAILRDPYAWGQDHLSGVKVTAIMEGAYV; encoded by the coding sequence CGGCTGATGCGCGCGGCAACGCCACCCCCGCCACGATCGAGCATTATGCCAAGCTGGCTCAATCCGGAGCGGGGATCGTCTTCGTCGAGTATTCATTCGTCCATTCATCGGGCAAGGGCGAGGATGCCCAGTTGGCCGCCGATTCCGACGCTAATATAGATGGGCTCTCGGAAATCGCCGCCGCTATCCGCCGGAGCGGAGCCTTGGCTGGCCTCCAGCTGGTGCATGTGGGAGGCAAGACGCTAAAGGCCTTGACCGGGCGCGAGCCAATGTCGCCTAGCGGCGTCCGAGTCCCCGTGAAGGGCTGGGAGCCGGACGGTTCCGTTGAGATGACTCTCGCGGACATTGGGTTGTGGATTAGGTGGTTTACCAACGCGGCGCTTAGGGCCCGGGCGGCGGGCTTCGATATCGTGGAGTTGCACGCGGCGCATGGCTATGGCCTCAATCAGTGGCTTTCCCCCTTAACCAACATGAGAACTGATGGGTACGGTGGAAGTATGGCAGGCAGGGGGCGCATGCTGTTTGAAATTATCGAGTCCATCAAGGCGGCGGCCCCGGAATCGTTATTGGCGGTCCGCCTTCCGGGCCAGGACCACATGGAAGGCGGGCTGACGACGGCGGATATGGGCTGGCTCGTGCGCCGGCTCGAGAGCCTCGGCCTGGACTTGATAGACGTGTCCTCCGGCATCGGAGGCTGGCGACGCCCTGAGGGGCGGCTGGGGGAGGGCTACCTGGTCAACGATGCGGCGGCTCTTAAGGCCTTCACGACCTTGCCCGTCGTTGGGGTGGGCGGAATCGAATCGGGCGGGTTCATTGACCAGATCATCGCCGAGGGCCGCGTTGATTTCGCCGCGGTGGGGCGGGCGATCCTTCGCGATCCGTATGCCTGGGGGCAAGATCATTTGAGTGGAGTCAAAGTGACTGCTATCATGGAGGGAGCTTATGTTTGA
- a CDS encoding VOC family protein: MFDIWHLGLPVRSLEESIRFYVNGLGFQLLGYYDADRYRIAFARVPGGTFTLEFLEFRNVTEGEPAKRPDHLAFEVADLEDFRERLTQNGLFKDVPAIAISNDGLRKFAVTDPDGVPVQFYQGRSNFDRLIAPTAIPAAPVR, encoded by the coding sequence ATGTTTGATATTTGGCATTTAGGACTGCCGGTGCGAAGTCTCGAGGAATCCATTCGCTTCTACGTGAATGGCCTTGGATTCCAGCTGCTTGGCTATTATGACGCCGACCGCTATCGCATCGCATTCGCCCGCGTCCCCGGAGGAACTTTCACTTTGGAGTTCCTTGAATTTCGCAACGTCACGGAGGGAGAGCCCGCCAAGCGGCCGGATCACCTGGCCTTCGAGGTCGCCGACCTGGAGGATTTCCGCGAGAGGCTGACCCAAAACGGCCTTTTCAAGGACGTGCCCGCGATCGCCATCTCGAATGATGGATTGCGCAAATTCGCGGTCACGGACCCGGACGGTGTGCCGGTACAATTCTACCAGGGGCGTTCCAACTTCGATCGTTTGATCGCGCCCACGGCGATTCCGGCGGCCCCTGTCAGATGA
- a CDS encoding EamA family transporter, with the protein MSVRVELRSTLAFALVYFFWGSTYLGIRIAVEHIPPGLMCAVRFLIAGLSMLGWCAASGKRLRYGGEQLLRLAVIGLLLLMGGNLTLSYAERVVPSGYASLIVASTPLWFVVLDSLLLGHRVTGRALLGLGSGIAGIAVLLWPKLAAADVLEARQLWWSLGLLGGSFSWALGSILSKRWQAARGDLLGAAAWQVFFAGLGNLAFALLFEDVGRAVWTARGAGAVLYLVAGGSWIGYTAYIWLLKHVPSSKVSTYAFVNPVVAVFLGWLFAHERVDGYILAGSAIVVGSVILVTTAEEPPSVLEP; encoded by the coding sequence ATGAGCGTCCGGGTGGAATTGAGATCCACGCTCGCCTTCGCGCTCGTCTATTTCTTTTGGGGGTCCACTTACCTCGGCATACGCATAGCGGTCGAGCACATTCCGCCGGGGCTCATGTGCGCGGTCCGCTTCCTGATCGCTGGCCTGTCCATGCTGGGTTGGTGCGCCGCCTCGGGCAAGAGGCTCCGCTACGGCGGGGAACAGCTCCTCCGCCTGGCCGTTATCGGCCTGCTTTTGCTCATGGGGGGAAACCTGACTTTGTCCTACGCCGAGAGAGTGGTGCCGTCTGGCTACGCGTCCCTCATCGTGGCCAGCACCCCGCTTTGGTTCGTGGTTCTGGATTCCCTGCTACTCGGCCACCGCGTGACGGGGCGCGCCCTTCTCGGCTTGGGATCGGGAATCGCCGGCATCGCGGTGCTCCTCTGGCCCAAGCTCGCGGCGGCCGATGTCCTGGAAGCCAGGCAGCTATGGTGGTCGCTGGGGCTCTTGGGAGGCTCGTTTAGCTGGGCGCTGGGCTCGATCCTGTCCAAGCGCTGGCAAGCCGCGCGGGGGGACCTCCTCGGGGCCGCGGCCTGGCAGGTGTTCTTCGCGGGGCTCGGCAACCTGGCCTTCGCCCTGCTGTTCGAGGACGTGGGGCGCGCCGTGTGGACGGCGCGCGGCGCGGGTGCCGTGCTTTACCTGGTGGCGGGCGGGTCCTGGATCGGCTACACGGCCTATATTTGGCTTCTCAAGCACGTGCCGAGCTCCAAGGTCTCCACGTACGCCTTCGTCAACCCCGTCGTGGCGGTCTTTCTCGGCTGGCTCTTCGCCCACGAGCGCGTGGACGGCTATATTCTCGCGGGAAGCGCCATCGTGGTCGGCTCCGTGATATTGGTGACTACCGCGGAGGAGCCCCCGAGCGTCCTAGAGCCCTAA